The region TAGATAAAATAAATATAAAAAAATATGAAAGAATTACCCAAAAAAAATATGACCATAAATTAGAAAATAAAATTGTTGTATCTATAGACAAAAAATATTTTAGACCAACAGAAGTCGATTTATTATTAGGTAATCCAACAAAAGCAGAAAAAAAACTTGGGTGGAATAGAGAATACAATTTACAAGACTTAGTTAATGATATGATGAAATCAGATATAAAACTTATGAAAAGAGATCAATACATTAAAGATGGTGGATATCAAGCAATGAGCTACTATGAATAAAAAAGCTTTATAAATGTCAATAAATAAAAATTCAAAAATTTATATAGCCGGTCATACCGGACTAGTCGGTTCCGCGATTTTAAAAAAGCTTAAAGAAAAAAATTATACAAATATTATAACAAGAACTCATGATAAATTAGATTTAACTAATCAATCTCTAGTTGCAAATTTTTTTAAAAAAGAAAAACCAGAATATGTTATTTTAGCTGCTGCAAAAGTAGGTGGAATAATGGCAAATAATTTATTTAGAGCTGATTTTATTTATGAAAATATCTCTATTCAAAATAACGTTATACATCAATCTTATCTGCACAATGTAAAAAAATTATTATTCTTGGGTTCAACTTGTATATATCCAAAAGATGCCCCTCAACCTATAAAAGAAAGTTCATTATTAACAGGGCCATTGGAATATACAAATGAACCATATGCAATTGCAAAACTTGCTGGTATAAAAATGTGTGAATCATACAATATTCAGTATAATACCAATTTTATTTCAGTAATGCCTACAAACCTTTATGGTCCAAATGATAATTTTGATTTAGATAATTCTCATGTTTTACCTGCACTAATTAGAAAAATTCATTTGGCTAAATTATTAAATGAAGAAAAATATGATGAAATAATGTTAGATTTGGGAATTGATAATATTTTTAAAGCTAAAAAATATCTTAAAAAATATGGAATTACAAAAAATAATGTTGAAATTTGGGGGACAGGAGAACCTAAACGTGAATTTTTATATTCTGAAGATATGGCTGATGCCTGTATATTCTTACTTAAAAATAAGAGTTTTAATGATATAGTGAATAGTCAATCTCTATCAAAAAGTGGAGAAATTAAAAATACTCATATTAACATAGGAACAGGAAAAGATATAAGTATAAAAGAATTAGCATATCTTATTAAAGATATTGTAAACTTTCAAGGAAATTTTAATTTTAATACAAATAAACCAGATGGTGTTATACTCAAAAAAACTGATATTACAAAACTTGAAAATATGGGCTGGAAATATAAAATAACACTGAGAGAAGGAATAAAAAAAGCATATGATTTCTATACACAAAACATCAAATAACATAAATAACATTTTAAAGTCAACACCTATAATATCTCAAATGGTTACAGATACACAAATTATTCATATTTTATCTAATTTAGAAAGTACTCTAGATTCTAATATTGAAGGAGAAATTGTTGAACTTGGATGTAATATTGGTACTACCTCTATATTTATTAGAAAACTATTAGATCTCAAAGAAAGTAAAAAAGAGTATTATGTATATGATTCATTTGAAGGACTTCCTGCTAAATTGTCACATGATATGTCAAATACAGCAATACAATATAAAGAGGGTTCATGCAAAACTTCTTTAGATCTTTTTACAAATACGTTTAAAAATTATAATTTAAAAAAACCAATAGTATGTCAAGGTTGGTTTAAAAATATTGATGAATCTTCTTTTCCTAAAAAAATTTCTTTTGCATTTTTTGATGGTGATTTTTATTCTTCTATAATTGATAGTTTTGATAAAATATATTCTAAATTATCTCCTGGAGCAAAAGTTATTATTCATGACTATGGATGGGATGCATTACCAGGGGTAAAAAAAGCCTGTGATGATTTTTTGAAAAATAAACCAGAAAAAATACTAATGTTAGAAGTAGGGATAGGTTTATTAATAAAAAAATGAATACTACTTATCCAAAAATTTCAATTGTTACAGTAACATATAATGCCGAACATTTTCTTGAGCAAACAATTCTTAGTATATTGAAACAAAAATATCCAAATATTGAATATATAATCATAGATGGTAATAGTTCAGATAAAACAGTTGAAATAATTAAAAAATATGAAAAATATATATCATACTGGACAAGTGAATCGGACAAGGGAATTTATGATGCAATGAACAAAGGAATATCTATATCAACAGGAGAATGGATAAACTTTATGAATGCAGGAGATAGTTTTGTAGAAGAAGATACAATTTGTAAAATAATGAATGAATTAGAACCTGAAACTGATTTAATAGCAGGAGATATATATTACATAGCAGAAGATAATAAAAAATCATATAAATCACATAAAGAAATTTATTATCCATTAGATAATATGTTTTGTTACCATCAAACTTTATTTACAAAAACATATATTATGAAAAATATACCTTTTTCCTTAGAATTTTCAATTGCTGCTGATTATGATTTTGTATTGAATTGTTTTCTAAGAAATTATAATTTTCAATTTGTAAACTTTCCAATTGCAAATTTTTTAGCTGGAGGTATTTCTGAACAAAATGTAATAAAAGCAAGAATTGAAGATTTATTTATTCAATCAAAATATTTAGATAAAGTTGATAATATTTTTAATTCAAATGCGTACAATACATTAAAAAGTTTAGAGAATTCATCTCATAATATGTTTTTTAATAGACTATTTAATAATTTACTTTCTCAATGCTATCACTTTCACCTAGAAAAAAAGAATTTTGTTCTTTATGGTTATGGAAATATTGGTAAAATAATTTATTCTAATTTTAAGAATAACATAAAATATGTTATAGATCAACAATATGATATCTTAAAAAAGCAATATATAAAACCTATTACTGTTTTAAAAAATAGTCCTAATGAATTGATTGTTATATCTGTTTTAGGAAGAGAAAAAGAAATTATAGATGAATTAATTAACACATATAATATACGAAAAGAGTTAATAATAATATTTAATCTTTAATCATTTTATTTCTATATAATCTATAAAATCATTTATACTAATAATATTAGGGGAAATTTTTTTTGTTAAAGAATAGTTTTTAATTTTCTGTATAATTTCATTTGCATAAGCAATACTTGCAATAATAATATATTTATTATCAATATTTATAGGACTAGATTCAAGAGTATATACATTATTATAATCAAATGTACTTGCAGTATTATTTGAATCAAGTATCATTATTATTTTTATTTTCTTGTTTTTTATTTTTTTTATAAGTTCATGTGCAATTTCTCCGGTACCATATATTATTAATTCTTTTATGGACTTTAGCTTTATCAAGTTAAAAAGTATATCCGAATCTAAATTATAAGAATCAATCATTATATTTCTTTTTATTTGTATCTGATTATATCTTAATTTTAAATTATTATTTTTAGTTATTTTAAAAAGATTATATATATAATTTATATAGTAACTCTTATTATTGGTTTTAACAATTTCTAAAATATTATTATTAAAAGAGTATAATTTATTTTCAATATTTTCTAAAAAAATCTGATTCTTCAATTTTTGATTAAATAAAAGACTTAATAAATGAGTAGTTGTTATATATAAGAGTTTTGATAAAAAATAGTCCTCATAGTGTTTATAAACTTTTTTATCTATAAGAAACTTTTTAATTAATTTAAACACACGGAATAAATCATTTATATGTTTTAAAGAGATACTATTAGTAATAGATTTGTCTGTAACATTCCAATTATAAAATATATTTTCTAAAACACTAATATTCTTTGCATAAAAAAACAATTGAAATGTAACAATTTGGTCTTCAAAATATAATTCTTCAGGAAAAAATATATCGTTATCAATAAATAATCTTATCGAGTATATTTTATTCCATACCATTGGTGAAATACATCCTTTCATGAAATCACAAATAGAATCATTAGAATAAATATCTAAAGGAGATGTAGATAAGACTTCGTCATTACTTACTCTATGATATCGACAACTAACAATATCACAATTTTTTGACAAAGCTTCATTATAAAGAATTTCAACCATTTTAGGATGAATATAATCATCACTATCTATAAACATAACAAATTTAGAAGATGCATAAATTATACCTTTATTTCTTGCATTACCTGGACCTTTGTTATATTTTAGACCTATAATTTTTATTCGAGAATCTTTATTTTTATAATTTTCAACTATAAATAAACTTCTATCAGTTGAAGCATCATCTACAATAATAATTTCAATATTTTTCATTGTTTGATTTAATATTGAATTTAAACATTTATTTATATAGTTTTCAGCATTAAAAATAGGGACAATAATACTTACTAAAGGATTTTTACAACTGCTCAATCAAAGCCTTCATCCATTGATGATTATTTCTAAAATGTGGCGATGATACAAAATGTCCATCAACTACAACATCTTCTTCTAAATATTCACAACCAGAGTTTATAAGGTCATCTTTCATCCCTTTATAACAAGTTGCTTTTTTGCCTTTCATTATTTTTGCTGAGATTGTAACCCAAGAGCCATGACAAATTGTTGCAATTGGCTTTCTCTTCTCATCCATTGCTCTTACAAAATCAAGTATCTCTTGTACTTGTCTTGCTCTATCTGGACCTTCATGACCTCCTGGAATGATAACCATATCAAAATCTTTTTCATCTAACTCTTTACATTTTATAGTTGGGTTTGCCTCTTGCCCAAGCTTACCATTTACGCTTTTATCTCCGGCAATTGCTACATCAACTTTTATATTCTCTTCTTGTAGTCTATAAAAAGGGTATGTAAACTCACTATCTTCAAACCCTTTTCCTATGATTATTACAGCTCTTTTTCCCATTTATATCTCCTTTGAAAGCAACAAAACAGTATTTCCTACTTTCATATCACTTATATCTTTTAATCTAAATATTTTACCAATATTTTTATCATTATCCAAAATAGAAATTATAGAGTTTTCATCATAAGTATTTAATTGTTCTAAATCATCTATTTTAAGTATTTCAACTTTTGTCGTTCCAAATTTTTTTACAGTATTATTTGGAAAAGATAAAGATAAATTATCTACATTTTTATAACAATCTTTATTCTCATACTCTTTGCCTTGTCTTCCATAAGTGTCATTTATCCTTGCTAAATCAAACTTATTTACAGGGGTTTCTATCTCTAATACAAAAGCTCCCTCTTCATTGATTGCTTGTGTTTGATGAAAAATCTTTTTTTCAAAAAACAATCCATCTAAATTTTTTAATAAATTTGTTTTGTTTAAAGTACCACACATAACCTCACCATCTAAACATACTAAAGAGGTTTGTTTTTTAACATGACAATGCATCGATGTATTTTGCATATATTTTATATTTAATATCCAGATGGCACACTGTTCATTTTCAAAAAGAAGATATTCACTTCCCCAAGGTTTTTCTACTAAAATATCTTTAAAGTCAATACTACACTCAACATCATTATAAATCAATTGTTCTAAACTTTTTTTGTCTTCTGACGTAGGCTTTTTTAAATATTTTATATCTTTCATTCTGTCTCAATCTTTATAGTTTCTATTGCTTGTTTTAGAATATCTTCTGCTATTTTTAGTGATTTATGGGATACTAATACAAAACATACTCTTGATGTTCCATCTTTATACTCTTTTATTGTATCCCCCTTTTTAGCAAAAAGAAATACTTTTTCTACACCTTCCATATTCTCTACTTTTTCTATACCACTAATATTTTTGATTACTCCAGATTTTGGTAAAGGTGAGCCTGTTAAGGCATATTTATTTTTTTTATCTTTAAGTGCTTCTTTTTTAGTTTTCTTACCCAATGCGGTTAATATAGCGTTTTGCATAATATTTTTACCACTTGCAGCAGGTACTAAAAAATATGGATCCAAGCCACCTGCTACTCTAACTGTTGCTTCGATTATCCTAGCTCCAGCTTCTGTAACAATTGTATCTAGTTTTACAGTACCAGATTTTATACCTAAAACTTCCCCTGTTTTTTTAGCTAAATCAAATAACTCTTCTTGGATTTTCTTAGGTAAAGAGCTAGGGTTTTGCAATCCAATCTCTACAGGGTATATATCTCTTGTAAAAAATCTATCTGTTATATATTCAGGGATAAACTCACCATCACAATCAAATATAGCTTGAACAGTTTGCTCTTCTCCAATATAAAACTCTTCAACTAAAACTTTTTCAAAACTATCAAATAATCTATTTATATGCTCTTCTATACCCTCTTTATTATAAAATATTTTTGCTCCAACACTACCAAAACCATTATTAGG is a window of Halarcobacter sp. DNA encoding:
- a CDS encoding GDP-L-fucose synthase, producing MNKNSKIYIAGHTGLVGSAILKKLKEKNYTNIITRTHDKLDLTNQSLVANFFKKEKPEYVILAAAKVGGIMANNLFRADFIYENISIQNNVIHQSYLHNVKKLLFLGSTCIYPKDAPQPIKESSLLTGPLEYTNEPYAIAKLAGIKMCESYNIQYNTNFISVMPTNLYGPNDNFDLDNSHVLPALIRKIHLAKLLNEEKYDEIMLDLGIDNIFKAKKYLKKYGITKNNVEIWGTGEPKREFLYSEDMADACIFLLKNKSFNDIVNSQSLSKSGEIKNTHINIGTGKDISIKELAYLIKDIVNFQGNFNFNTNKPDGVILKKTDITKLENMGWKYKITLREGIKKAYDFYTQNIK
- a CDS encoding glycosyltransferase family 2 protein; amino-acid sequence: MSSCKNPLVSIIVPIFNAENYINKCLNSILNQTMKNIEIIIVDDASTDRSLFIVENYKNKDSRIKIIGLKYNKGPGNARNKGIIYASSKFVMFIDSDDYIHPKMVEILYNEALSKNCDIVSCRYHRVSNDEVLSTSPLDIYSNDSICDFMKGCISPMVWNKIYSIRLFIDNDIFFPEELYFEDQIVTFQLFFYAKNISVLENIFYNWNVTDKSITNSISLKHINDLFRVFKLIKKFLIDKKVYKHYEDYFLSKLLYITTTHLLSLLFNQKLKNQIFLENIENKLYSFNNNILEIVKTNNKSYYINYIYNLFKITKNNNLKLRYNQIQIKRNIMIDSYNLDSDILFNLIKLKSIKELIIYGTGEIAHELIKKIKNKKIKIIMILDSNNTASTFDYNNVYTLESSPINIDNKYIIIASIAYANEIIQKIKNYSLTKKISPNIISINDFIDYIEIK
- a CDS encoding ATP-grasp domain-containing protein — translated: MKEYIWIIGGSIHQLPAIYEAKKLGLGIVCSDYNSYCIAKDEVDIFINISIYDKQAHIENIKRLKNEGIDLKGIVCIAVDAAITMGAVNDYFGFCGVSEKIATICKDKTQFRKSLENSVIPNAKYKILTKENKTFDYEIEFPVIIKPNNGFGSVGAKIFYNKEGIEEHINRLFDSFEKVLVEEFYIGEEQTVQAIFDCDGEFIPEYITDRFFTRDIYPVEIGLQNPSSLPKKIQEELFDLAKKTGEVLGIKSGTVKLDTIVTEAGARIIEATVRVAGGLDPYFLVPAASGKNIMQNAILTALGKKTKKEALKDKKNKYALTGSPLPKSGVIKNISGIEKVENMEGVEKVFLFAKKGDTIKEYKDGTSRVCFVLVSHKSLKIAEDILKQAIETIKIETE
- a CDS encoding DJ-1/PfpI/YhbO family deglycase/protease, with product MGKRAVIIIGKGFEDSEFTYPFYRLQEENIKVDVAIAGDKSVNGKLGQEANPTIKCKELDEKDFDMVIIPGGHEGPDRARQVQEILDFVRAMDEKRKPIATICHGSWVTISAKIMKGKKATCYKGMKDDLINSGCEYLEEDVVVDGHFVSSPHFRNNHQWMKALIEQL
- a CDS encoding glycosyltransferase family 2 protein; this translates as MNTTYPKISIVTVTYNAEHFLEQTILSILKQKYPNIEYIIIDGNSSDKTVEIIKKYEKYISYWTSESDKGIYDAMNKGISISTGEWINFMNAGDSFVEEDTICKIMNELEPETDLIAGDIYYIAEDNKKSYKSHKEIYYPLDNMFCYHQTLFTKTYIMKNIPFSLEFSIAADYDFVLNCFLRNYNFQFVNFPIANFLAGGISEQNVIKARIEDLFIQSKYLDKVDNIFNSNAYNTLKSLENSSHNMFFNRLFNNLLSQCYHFHLEKKNFVLYGYGNIGKIIYSNFKNNIKYVIDQQYDILKKQYIKPITVLKNSPNELIVISVLGREKEIIDELINTYNIRKELIIIFNL
- a CDS encoding TylF/MycF/NovP-related O-methyltransferase, whose translation is MISIHKTSNNINNILKSTPIISQMVTDTQIIHILSNLESTLDSNIEGEIVELGCNIGTTSIFIRKLLDLKESKKEYYVYDSFEGLPAKLSHDMSNTAIQYKEGSCKTSLDLFTNTFKNYNLKKPIVCQGWFKNIDESSFPKKISFAFFDGDFYSSIIDSFDKIYSKLSPGAKVIIHDYGWDALPGVKKACDDFLKNKPEKILMLEVGIGLLIKK